One part of the Lotus japonicus ecotype B-129 chromosome 2, LjGifu_v1.2 genome encodes these proteins:
- the LOC130736901 gene encoding uncharacterized protein At4g15970-like — MKDSVAAGEYNSSANGTHHYVRRVMLMIIVFLIGYAVLVMFLYNSSSPHEFPTNISRYRYENYTVKKETKLEKVLRKASMEQKTVIVTSLNDAWAQPGSIFDLFLESFHVGGNQTLKFLKHLVVITWDQNSHTRCKSVHKHCYQIETNNITSEAFFMTPHYLHMVWRKIEFLGEILQMGYNFIFTDSDIMWLRDPFRYFYKDADFQISCDSFNGNSSDMENLPNSGFSYVKSNERTIWFYNFWYNSSEEGLKTQDVLNKIKLDPLVSEKKLTIRFLSTRFFGGFCEPSKDFRKVSTMHANCCIGLQNKVNDLRLLLEDWRKYMALPKHEKKIAHPSWSALTIHTTDAMKESRISGILASLSTLQHRRMDFDEFCAAALSVHQLEVLAAHWEQRCAMVV, encoded by the exons ATGAAGGACTCCGTCGCCGCCGGGGAATACAATAGCTCCGCCAACGGCACCCACCATTATGTCCGGAGGGTCATGCTAATGATCATTGTTTTCCTTATTGGGTATGCTGTGTTGGTGATGTTTCTCTACAACTCTTCTTCTCCCCATGAATTCCCAACCAATATCTCACGCTACAGG TATGAGAACTATACTGTAAAGAAAGAGACAAAGCTAGAGAAGGTTCTCAGAAAGGCATCCATGGAGCAGAAGACAGTGATAGTCACATCTTTAAATGATGCATGGGCACAGCCTGGTTCCATTTTTGATCTCTTTCTTGAGAGTTTTCACGTAGGAGGGAACCAGACATTGAAGTTTTTAAAGCACTTGGTGGTAATAACATGGGACCAAAATTCACATACTCGTTGCAAGTCTGTGCACAAACATTGTTATCAGATTGAAACTAACAATATCACCAGTGAAGCATTTTTCATGACACCACACTATCTACACATGGTGTGGAGAAAAATTGAGTTTCTTGGTGAGATCCTTCAAATGGGGTACAACTTTATTTTCACG GATAGTGATATAATGTGGCTTAGAGATCCCTTTAGATATTTTTATAAAGATGCAGATTTCCAAATTTCTTGTGATTCTTTCAATGGAAACTCCTCTGACATGGAGAACTTGCCAAATTCTGGTTTTAGCTATGTAAAATCTAATGAAAGAACTATTTGGTTCTACAATTTCTGGTACAACTCTAGTGAAGAAGGTTTGAAAACTCAAGATGTTCTCAACAAGATCAAACTGGATCCCCTTGTTTCAGAGAAGAAGTTGACGATTAGGTTCCTCAGCACACGTTTTTTTGGAGGGTTTTGTGAGCCTAGCAAGGATTTTAGGAAGGTCTCAACAATGCATGCCAATTGTTGTATTGGTTTACAAAACAAAGTCAATGATCTCAGGCTTTTGCTTGAGGATTGGAGGAAGTATATGGCATTACCTAAACATGAGAAAAAAATAGCACATCCTTCCTGGAGC GCCTTGACGATACATACAACAGATGCTATGAAGGAGTCACGCATATCTGGCATTCTGGCATCA CTTAGTACATTGCAACATAGAAGGATGGACTTTGATGAGTTCTGTGCAGCTGCGCTTAGTGTTCATCAACTTGAAGTACTTGCTGCACACTGGGAGCAACGTTGCGCCATGGTTGTCTAG
- the LOC130736899 gene encoding uncharacterized protein LOC130736899, with protein MPPKKTKQAVAQMEAKIDALENELAEMRTSLMVVTLAVKDLPSSLAFMMEKSMGKKIPDEGESGNRNSEDPFRGRTPEVTGDKGGPSRQPTLQGDALNEFRHSVKKVELPIFDGKDPAGWISRAEVYFRVQETSPEVKVSLAQLSMEGTTIHFYNSLLEAEEDLTWEKLRDALLERYGGHGDGDVYKQLTELRQTGYVEEYITEFEYLTAQIPKLPDKQFQGYFVHGLKEEIRGIVRSLAAMGGVSRSKLLVVARAVEKEVKGDSGSGFARGNRYGGGAGKTGGSGFGSGSGRSGTDWVWVRGNKDSGTQKTKRFVFKCGGPFHPMHHCPDKNLRVLILEDDDGELEEGNILALEVGEGDDELEGELSLMCLKNLVGGGEKEQPRTMKLLAMVNGVPVIILVDSGASHNFIDAQLARRMGWEIAQTPTMTVKMGDGYRTQIQGCCPRIEVCIAEAGYKFICSPHLFDLGGPDIVLGIEWLKTLGDTIVNWQTQHMSFWCDHKWVKLHGFRAENETCGALQGLLKSPWEKNQGELRGGDKHKSPVDKMGNLTNEQQRELNQLLRDSAQVFQEKLGLPPGRGREHQIPIMQGQGPVNVRPYRYPHMQKAEIEKQVREMLDSGIIRPSTSAYSSPVILVKKKDQTWRMCVDYRALNKVTIPDKFPIPVIEELLDELHGARYFSKLDLKSGYHQVRMKVEDIHKTAFRTHEGHYEYLVMPFGLMNAPSTFQSLMNDVFRPMLRKGVLVFFDDILVYSKDWDSHVVQLKQVLQQLEQQSLTANLKKCNFGQTSVEYLGHLISEAGVAVDPNKVSSVQQWPVPKNVKGVRGFLGLTEYYHKFIRDYGKIAKPLT; from the exons ATGCCACCTAAGAAGACAAAGCAAGCAGTCGCTCAGATGGAAGCGAAGATCGACGCCTTGGAGAACGAGCTCGCAGAAATGCGAACGTCGTTAATGGTGGTGACGCTCGCGGTGAAGGATCTTCCTTCATCGTTAGCCTTCATGATGGAGAAATCCATGGGTAAGAAGATCCCTGATGAAGGGGAAAGTGGAAACCGAAACTCAGAAGATCCATTCAGAGGCAGGACTCCGGAGGTGACCGGAGACAAAGGAGGGCCGTCGCGGCAACCCACACTGCAGGGTGATGCACTGAATGAGTTCCGACACTCCGTCAAGAAGGTGGAGCTACCGATCTTTGATGGGAAGGATCCGGCGGGGTGGATCTCGAGAGCCGAGGTTTACTTCAGGGTCCAAGAAACCTCTCCAGAAGTCAAGGTGAGCTTGGCACAATTGAGCATGGAGGGAACCACGATTCATTTTTACAATTCGTTACTGGAAGCTGAGGAGGATCTGACGTGGGAGAAATTGCGTGACGCACTTCTGGAGCGTTACGGTGGCCATGGAGATGGTGACGTTTACAAGCAGTTAACGGAGCTCCGCCAAACGGGTTATGTCGAGGAGTACATAACTGAATTCGAATACCTCACGGCACAAATCCCTAAGCTTCCTGATAAGCAATTTCAGGGCTATTTTGTTCACGGCTTGAAGGAGGAGATTCGAGGGATAGTGAGGAGTCTGGCGGCGATGGGAGGTGTGAGCAGATCTAAGCTGTTGGTGGTGGCTCGAGCCGTCGAGAAGGAAGTGAAAGGCGATTCCGGGTCGGGTTTTGCTAGGGGAAACCGGTATGGTGGAGGTGCGGGGAAAACCGGAGGGAGCGGTTTTGGCAGTGGATCGGGTCGGAGCGGAACCGATTGGGTGTGGGTCCGTGGAAATAAGGACTCGGGTACCCAA aaaacaaaaaggtTTGTGTTTAAGTGTGGGGGCCCGTTTCACCCAATGCATCATTGCCCAGATAAGAACCTGAGAGTGCTGATACTAGAAGACGACGATGGGGAGCTCGAAGAAGGTAACATTCTAGCTCTGGAAGTAGGGGAAGGGGATGATGAGTTAGAAGGTGAGCTGAGCCTCATGTGCCTGAAGAATCTTGTCGGCGGAGGGGAAAAGGAACAGCCCCGTACGATGAAGCTTTTAGCCATGGTGAATGGAGTTCCGGTAATAATCTTAGTTGATAGCGGAGCGTCGCATAACTTCATTGATGCTCAATTAGCTCGAAGAATGGGATGGGAAATTGCGCAAACGCCTACAATGACGGTGAAAATGGGTGATGGATACCGGACACAAATTCAAGGTTGTTGCCCACGAATTGAAGTATGTATCGCAGAAGCAGGGTACAAATTCATTTGCAGCCCCCATTTGTTTGATCTTGGAGGTCCAGACATTGTGTTAGGCATTGAATGGTTGAAAACACTTGGAGACACCATTGTCAATTGGCAGACACAGCACATGAGTTTCTGGTGCGACCATAAATGGGTGAAGCTTCACGGTTTCAGAGCAGAGAACGAAACGTGCGGAGCCTTGCAGGGACTTCTTAAGTCTCCTTGGGAAAAGAATCAGGGGGAACTGAGAGGAGGGGACAAGCACAAAAGTCCAGTAGACAAGATGGGGAATCTGACAAATGAGCAGCAACGTGAACTGAATCAATTGCTGCGGGATTCAGCTCAAGTTTTTCAGGAGAAACTGGGTTTACCTCCGGGAAGAGGCAGAGAGCATCAAATTCCTATTATGCAGGGCCAAGGACCGGTAAATGTAAGACCTTATCGATACCCCCATATGCAGAAAGCTGAAATTGAGAAACAGGTGCGCGAGATGCTTGATTCAGGGATCATACGACCCAGTACTAGTGCTTACTCAAGCCCAGTAATcttggtcaagaagaaggatCAAACATGGCGgatgtgtgtggattaccgcgCCCTCAATAAGGTAACGATTCCTGACAAATTTCCTATCCCAGTAATTGAAGAGTTATTGGATGAATTGCATGGGGCAAGATACTTCTCCAAGCTTGACCTCAAATCCGGGTATCATCAAGTGCGAATGAAGGTTGAGGATATTCATAAGACCGCTTTCAGAACACACGAAGGGCATTACGAGTACCTAGTAATGCCATTCGGGTTGATGAATGCGCCCTCTACCTTCCAAAGTCTTATGAATGATGTTTTTCGTCCTATGCTACGCAAGGGGGTGTTAGTCTTCTTCGATGACATTCTCGTTTACAGCAAGGATTGGGATTCTCACGTGGTACAACTGAAGCAGGTTTTGCAACAATTAGAGCAACAGAGTCTCACTGCTAATTTGAAGAAGTGCAATTTTGGCCAAACATCAGTAGAATATTTGGGTCACCTTATTTCGGAAGCAGGGGTGGCTGTGGATCCTAATAAAGTCTCTAGTGTGCAGCAATGGCCGGTTCCTAAGAATGTTAAGGGGGTGCGTGGTTTCCTTGGATTGACAGAGTATTACCACAAGTTCATCCGGGATTATGGGAAAATTGCTAAACCACTTACTTAA